A region of Ochotona princeps isolate mOchPri1 chromosome 2, mOchPri1.hap1, whole genome shotgun sequence DNA encodes the following proteins:
- the LOC101532276 gene encoding pancreatic alpha-amylase isoform X1, which yields MRFFLLLSAIGFCWAQYSPHTQQGRTSIVHLFEWRWVDIAKECERYLAPYGFGGVQVSPPNENIIVTSPFRPWWERYQPISYKLCSRSGNEDEFKDMVTRCNNVGVRIYVDAVINHMCGEGGGAGTHSTCGSYFNAQNRDFPAVPYSGWDFNDGKCRTSSGGIESYQDSAQVRDCRLTGLLDLALEKDYVRSTIAAYLNRLIDIGVAGFRLDASKHMWPGDIKAILNKLNNLNTKWFPSGSRPFIFQEVIDLGGEAISSSEYFGNGRVTEFKYGAKLGTVIRRWSGEKMCYLKNWGEGWGFMPSDRALVFVDNHDNQRGHGAGGASILTFFDARLYKMAVGFMLAHPYGLTRVMSSYRWTRNFVNGQDTNDWVGPPNNNGVTKEVTINADTTCGNDWVCEHRWRQIRNMVVFRNEVDGQPFQNWWDNNSNQVAFGRGNKGFIVFNNDDWSLSSTLQTGLPGGTYCDVISGDKSGNTCTGITVTVKSDGTAYFSISNYAEDPFIAIHTGAKL from the exons ATGAGgttctttctgttgctttctgccATTGGGTTCTGCTGGGCTCAATATAGCCCACATACCCAACAGGGACGGACATCTATTGTCCATCTGTTTGAGTGGCGCTGGGTTGATATTGCGAAAGAATGTGAACGATATTTGGCTCCCTATGGATTTGGAGGGGTTCAG GTCTCTCCACCCAATGAAAACATTATAGTTACCAGTCCTTTTAGACCCTGGTGGGAAAGATACCAACCAATTAGCTATAAATTATGCTCAAGATCTGGAAATGAAGATGAATTCAAAGACATGGTGACTAGATGTAACAATGTTGGT gtcCGTATTTATGTGGATGCCGTAATTAATCATATGTGTGGTGAAGGTGGAGGCGCAGGAACACACAGCACCTGTGGAAGTTACTTCAATGCTCAAAACAGGGATTTTCCAGCAGTTCCATACTCTGGCTGGGATTTTAATGATGGTAAATGTCGGACTTCAAGTGGAGGCATTGAAAGCTATCAAGACAGTGCTCAG GTCAGAGATTGTCGTTTGACTGGGCTTCTCGATCTTGCCTTGGAGAAAGATTATGTGCGTTCCACAATTGCTGCGTACTTGAACCGCCTCATTGACATTGGTGTAGCAGGGTTCAGACTTGATGCTAGCAAGCATATGTGGCCGGGAGACATAAAGGCAATTTTGAATAAACTAAACAATCTAAACACAAAGTGGTTCCCTTCAGGAAGCAGGCCATTCATTTTCCAAGAG gTAATTGATCTAGGTGGTGAGGCAATTTCAAGCAGTGAGTACTTTGGAAATGGCCGTGTGACAGAATTCAAGTATGGTGCAAAACTAGGCACAGTTATTCGTCGATGGAGTGGAGAGAAGATGTGTTACCTAAA GAACTGGGGAGAAGGCTGGGGATTCATGCCTTCTGACAGAGCACTTGTTTTTGTGGATAACCATGACAATCAACGAGGACATGGAGCTGGAGGTGCATCTATTCTTACATTCTTTGATGCTAG GCTGTATAAAATGGCAGTTGGATTTATGCTTGCTCATCCTTATGGACTCACACGAGTCATGTCAAGCTATCGCTGGACAAGAAATTTTGTGAATGGACAA GATACTAATGATTGGGTTGGACCACCAAATAATAATGGAGTAACTAAAGAAGTAACTATTAATGCAGACACTACTTGTGGCAATGACTGGGTCTGTGAGCATCGATGGCGTCAAATCAG GAACATGGTCGTTTTCCGTAATGAAGTTGATGGCCAGCCTTTCCAAAACTGGTGGGACAATAACAGCAACCAAGTGGCTTTTGGAAGAGGAAACAAAGGATTCATTGTCTTTAACAATGATGACTG GTCATTATCTTCAACTTTGCAAACTGGTCTTCCTGGTGGCACATATTGTGATGTCATTTCTGGAGATAAAAGTGGCAATACATGTACAGGAATTACAGTCACTGTTAAAAGTGATGGCACTGCTTACTTTTCTATTAGCAATTATGCTGAAGATCCATTTATTGCAATCCATACTGGtgcaaaattataa
- the LOC101532276 gene encoding pancreatic alpha-amylase isoform X2, producing the protein MVTRCNNVGVRIYVDAVINHMCGEGGGAGTHSTCGSYFNAQNRDFPAVPYSGWDFNDGKCRTSSGGIESYQDSAQVRDCRLTGLLDLALEKDYVRSTIAAYLNRLIDIGVAGFRLDASKHMWPGDIKAILNKLNNLNTKWFPSGSRPFIFQEVIDLGGEAISSSEYFGNGRVTEFKYGAKLGTVIRRWSGEKMCYLKNWGEGWGFMPSDRALVFVDNHDNQRGHGAGGASILTFFDARLYKMAVGFMLAHPYGLTRVMSSYRWTRNFVNGQDTNDWVGPPNNNGVTKEVTINADTTCGNDWVCEHRWRQIRNMVVFRNEVDGQPFQNWWDNNSNQVAFGRGNKGFIVFNNDDWSLSSTLQTGLPGGTYCDVISGDKSGNTCTGITVTVKSDGTAYFSISNYAEDPFIAIHTGAKL; encoded by the exons ATGGTGACTAGATGTAACAATGTTGGT gtcCGTATTTATGTGGATGCCGTAATTAATCATATGTGTGGTGAAGGTGGAGGCGCAGGAACACACAGCACCTGTGGAAGTTACTTCAATGCTCAAAACAGGGATTTTCCAGCAGTTCCATACTCTGGCTGGGATTTTAATGATGGTAAATGTCGGACTTCAAGTGGAGGCATTGAAAGCTATCAAGACAGTGCTCAG GTCAGAGATTGTCGTTTGACTGGGCTTCTCGATCTTGCCTTGGAGAAAGATTATGTGCGTTCCACAATTGCTGCGTACTTGAACCGCCTCATTGACATTGGTGTAGCAGGGTTCAGACTTGATGCTAGCAAGCATATGTGGCCGGGAGACATAAAGGCAATTTTGAATAAACTAAACAATCTAAACACAAAGTGGTTCCCTTCAGGAAGCAGGCCATTCATTTTCCAAGAG gTAATTGATCTAGGTGGTGAGGCAATTTCAAGCAGTGAGTACTTTGGAAATGGCCGTGTGACAGAATTCAAGTATGGTGCAAAACTAGGCACAGTTATTCGTCGATGGAGTGGAGAGAAGATGTGTTACCTAAA GAACTGGGGAGAAGGCTGGGGATTCATGCCTTCTGACAGAGCACTTGTTTTTGTGGATAACCATGACAATCAACGAGGACATGGAGCTGGAGGTGCATCTATTCTTACATTCTTTGATGCTAG GCTGTATAAAATGGCAGTTGGATTTATGCTTGCTCATCCTTATGGACTCACACGAGTCATGTCAAGCTATCGCTGGACAAGAAATTTTGTGAATGGACAA GATACTAATGATTGGGTTGGACCACCAAATAATAATGGAGTAACTAAAGAAGTAACTATTAATGCAGACACTACTTGTGGCAATGACTGGGTCTGTGAGCATCGATGGCGTCAAATCAG GAACATGGTCGTTTTCCGTAATGAAGTTGATGGCCAGCCTTTCCAAAACTGGTGGGACAATAACAGCAACCAAGTGGCTTTTGGAAGAGGAAACAAAGGATTCATTGTCTTTAACAATGATGACTG GTCATTATCTTCAACTTTGCAAACTGGTCTTCCTGGTGGCACATATTGTGATGTCATTTCTGGAGATAAAAGTGGCAATACATGTACAGGAATTACAGTCACTGTTAAAAGTGATGGCACTGCTTACTTTTCTATTAGCAATTATGCTGAAGATCCATTTATTGCAATCCATACTGGtgcaaaattataa